One Nostoc sp. UHCC 0302 DNA window includes the following coding sequences:
- a CDS encoding transposase family protein, translated as MILDYIQKYPLRTKQILGISYEQLQSLLNCALKRNRYIKAKQESHKIRINAAGGGRPEKLSTEEQVCLCLFYLRQMPTFQVLGMLFGVSKTEANDTFHDWIPILRDILPASLLEQVSNNESDLLFVQEVLTNFRLLVDSLEQPIYRDSDQKEQQKYFSGKKRQHTLKSLIIGIPEGKDIVEVEVGVPGPTADIKLFRQSQNKFDKSQPFSGDKGFQGGENITTPHKKKPKRELTQQQKDENKALSSNRIFIEHLIRLLKIFRIASQRFRLKLETYEQIILTVCGLVRLRIGSLVLPT; from the coding sequence ATGATTTTAGATTATATACAAAAGTATCCACTACGAACAAAACAGATTTTAGGGATTAGTTACGAACAATTGCAATCACTGCTAAATTGCGCCTTAAAACGAAATCGATACATCAAAGCTAAACAAGAGAGTCATAAAATTAGAATTAATGCGGCTGGTGGTGGTCGTCCCGAAAAGTTATCAACCGAAGAACAAGTATGTTTATGTCTATTTTATCTAAGACAGATGCCAACATTCCAAGTATTAGGAATGCTATTTGGTGTTTCCAAAACCGAAGCTAATGATACATTTCACGATTGGATACCAATTCTTCGTGATATATTACCTGCTAGTTTATTAGAACAAGTATCAAATAATGAAAGTGATTTACTATTTGTTCAAGAAGTATTAACAAATTTTAGGCTATTAGTCGATAGCTTAGAACAGCCAATATATAGGGATTCTGACCAAAAAGAGCAACAGAAATATTTTTCTGGAAAGAAGAGACAACATACATTAAAAAGTCTGATAATTGGCATACCAGAAGGCAAAGATATTGTAGAGGTAGAAGTAGGTGTTCCTGGGCCAACAGCAGATATAAAATTGTTTCGTCAATCTCAAAATAAATTTGATAAATCTCAACCCTTTTCAGGTGATAAAGGCTTTCAAGGAGGTGAGAATATCACTACTCCTCATAAAAAGAAACCAAAACGAGAATTAACTCAACAGCAAAAAGATGAAAATAAGGCTTTATCTAGTAATCGGATATTCATTGAACATTTGATTCGATTACTTAAAATATTCCGCATAGCCTCACAAAGATTTCGCTTAAAGCTTGAGACGTATGAGCAGATTATTTTAACAGTTTGCGGATTAGTTAGGTTAAGAATTGGTAGCTTAGTTCTGCCAACTTAG
- a CDS encoding HNH endonuclease produces the protein MSQSRYSKDWKQIATAVKNSFDWQCSRCGRVCLRPDEKPVGLSLSQRRVYNLQVHHHNFDPEDNRPENLAPLCSSCHLYYHRFGRGNISPGQLSLF, from the coding sequence ATGAGCCAAAGCCGTTACTCCAAGGATTGGAAACAAATTGCTACTGCTGTAAAGAATTCTTTTGATTGGCAGTGTTCTAGATGCGGTCGAGTCTGTCTACGCCCAGATGAAAAGCCTGTTGGTTTATCTTTGTCACAACGCAGAGTTTATAACCTTCAGGTTCATCACCACAATTTCGACCCTGAAGATAACCGTCCAGAAAACCTTGCTCCGTTGTGCAGTAGCTGCCATTTGTACTACCACCGATTCGGGCGAGGCAATATTTCACCTGGGCAATTATCCTTGTTTTAG